A genomic region of Capra hircus breed San Clemente chromosome 19, ASM170441v1, whole genome shotgun sequence contains the following coding sequences:
- the LOC102186681 gene encoding galectin-9B has product MKPKETPDKQAKQSTLLGECPRRAAHGFSVNFQTGISDTNNIAFHFNPRFDGGGYVVCNTRQQGNWGSEAKKMQMPFQKGSEFEICFDVDRSSFKVTVNGSIFLDYVHRVPFDKVNAISICGCVHVSYISFQICNPLPC; this is encoded by the exons ATGAAGCCAAAAGAAACCCCAGATAAACAAGCGAAACAGAGCACTCTGCTGGGAGAATGTCCCCGGAGGGCCGCCCACGG GTTTTCAGTGAACTTTCAGACGGGCATCAGTGACACGAACAACATTGCCTTCCACTTCAACCCTCGGTTTGATGGAGGCGGATATGTGGTCTGCAACACGAGGCAGCAAGGAAACTGGGGGTCGGAGGCGAAGAAGATGCAGATGCCCTTCCAGAAGGGGAGTGAATTTGAGATCTGCTTCGATGTAGACAGGTCCTCGTTCAAG GTGACGGTGAACGGGAGCATCTTCCTGGATTATGTACACCGTGTGCCCTTCGACAAAGTCAACGCCATCTCCATCTGCGGCTGCGTGCATGTGTCCTACATCAGCTTCCAG ATATGTAATCCGCTACCATGTTGA